A portion of the Acidisarcina polymorpha genome contains these proteins:
- a CDS encoding LolA family protein — protein MNKKAGSNLKYRLFCLFLLAACASSPGWAADLDKVLAQMDTASAKFQNAEADFSTDNYTKVVDDHEQQSGTTYFDRSGGQTQMAALIVQPAKKTVVYKDGMLYYYDPALDQLNVFSVGKNKAQADSFLTLGFGGSGKDLKASWQIDDLGSETVDGVATEKLDLKSPQAKDSAKIDHVTIWVDPTRAVSLKQEFFYISGDTRTTTFTHIKYNDKKLPKNVFDVPKAKSVVQK, from the coding sequence ATGAACAAAAAAGCTGGAAGTAATCTGAAGTACCGTTTGTTTTGTTTGTTTCTGCTCGCTGCTTGCGCGTCGAGCCCGGGATGGGCGGCCGATCTGGACAAGGTCCTGGCGCAGATGGACACCGCCTCGGCTAAATTCCAAAACGCAGAGGCCGATTTTTCCACCGATAACTACACCAAGGTGGTCGACGATCACGAGCAGCAGTCGGGAACCACCTACTTCGATCGCAGCGGCGGACAAACCCAGATGGCCGCTTTGATCGTGCAGCCGGCCAAGAAGACGGTCGTCTACAAGGACGGCATGCTCTATTACTACGACCCTGCGCTCGACCAACTCAACGTCTTCAGCGTAGGCAAGAACAAGGCCCAGGCGGACAGCTTCCTGACCCTCGGCTTCGGCGGCAGCGGCAAGGATTTGAAGGCCTCATGGCAGATCGACGACCTCGGCTCCGAGACCGTCGATGGTGTCGCGACCGAAAAGCTGGATCTGAAGAGTCCGCAAGCAAAAGACAGCGCGAAGATCGACCATGTCACGATCTGGGTCGACCCCACCAGGGCCGTCTCGTTGAAGCAGGAATTCTTCTACATCTCCGGCGATACGCGAACAACGACCTTCACCCACATCAAATACAACGATAAAAAATTGCCAAAGAACGTCTTTGACGTCCCGAAGGCGAAGAGCGTCGTGCAGAAGTAG
- the serS gene encoding serine--tRNA ligase has translation MHDLGFVRANLELVEKKLLARGADPSALLGNFAELDTRRRKAITQVETLKAERNKLSEEVGRRKRAGEDATALVDQMPLLKDQIDRQEDESSAAEIELRTILQSIPNLPAGDVPPGKSEEDNVEIRQWGAKPEFDFHPKPHWELGESLGVLDFERGAKLSGARFTVYWDQGARLERALANFMLDVHTGEHGYTEVLPPFMVNSKSLFGTGQLPKFAEDLFRCQSAGEVEYVPGEYRDNDHWMIPTSEVPVTNLYRDEVLEDADLPRLLTAYTPCFRSEAGSYGRDVRGIIRQHQFQKVELVKFTRPEDSYAEHEKLTANAESILQKLGLPYRTMLLCAGDMGFSAAKTYDIEVWLPGQGLYREISSCSNFEAFQARRANIRYRPKGKNKPEFVHTLNGSGLAVGRTWVAIVENYQQADGTVRIPDVLVPYMRGATVIYPIARSKEKQAE, from the coding sequence ATGCACGATCTGGGATTTGTACGGGCCAATCTCGAATTGGTCGAGAAAAAACTGCTGGCTCGGGGCGCTGACCCGTCCGCGCTGCTGGGTAACTTCGCCGAGCTGGATACCCGCCGGCGGAAGGCAATTACCCAGGTAGAGACCCTCAAGGCAGAGCGCAACAAGCTGAGCGAAGAGGTCGGCCGGCGCAAGCGGGCTGGTGAGGATGCCACGGCGCTCGTGGATCAAATGCCGTTGCTCAAAGACCAGATCGATCGCCAGGAAGATGAATCGTCGGCTGCCGAGATAGAGCTGCGGACCATTCTCCAAAGCATTCCCAATCTTCCCGCCGGCGATGTCCCCCCAGGCAAGTCGGAGGAAGACAATGTCGAGATCCGCCAGTGGGGAGCCAAGCCGGAGTTCGATTTCCATCCCAAACCGCACTGGGAACTCGGCGAATCTTTGGGCGTCCTCGATTTCGAACGCGGCGCCAAGCTGTCTGGCGCCCGCTTTACCGTCTATTGGGACCAGGGCGCTCGCCTCGAGCGGGCACTCGCGAATTTCATGCTCGACGTACACACCGGCGAACATGGCTATACCGAGGTGCTGCCGCCGTTCATGGTGAACAGCAAGTCGCTCTTCGGCACAGGACAATTGCCGAAGTTTGCCGAAGATCTCTTCCGCTGCCAGAGCGCCGGCGAGGTGGAGTATGTACCCGGTGAGTATCGCGACAACGATCACTGGATGATCCCGACGTCAGAAGTTCCAGTCACGAATCTTTATCGCGACGAGGTGCTCGAGGATGCCGACCTTCCGCGCTTGCTGACTGCCTACACGCCTTGCTTCCGCTCCGAGGCCGGCTCTTACGGACGGGACGTTCGAGGGATCATTCGCCAGCATCAATTTCAAAAGGTGGAGCTGGTGAAGTTCACTCGGCCGGAAGACAGTTACGCTGAGCACGAAAAGCTGACCGCCAACGCCGAGTCAATTCTGCAGAAGCTGGGTCTGCCCTATCGAACGATGCTGCTGTGCGCGGGCGACATGGGATTTTCGGCGGCCAAGACTTACGACATAGAAGTGTGGCTTCCCGGCCAGGGCCTTTATCGTGAGATCTCTTCCTGTTCAAACTTCGAGGCATTTCAAGCGCGCCGTGCCAATATCCGCTATCGGCCGAAAGGAAAGAACAAGCCTGAATTTGTCCACACGCTCAATGGCAGCGGTCTGGCGGTCGGACGAACCTGGGTGGCCATTGTCGAGAACTATCAGCAGGCGGACGGCACCGTACGAATTCCCGACGTCTTAGTGCCATATATGCGCGGAGCAACCGTCATTTACCCCATCGCAAGGTCGAAAGAAAAGCAGGCAGAATGA
- a CDS encoding alkaline phosphatase family protein, producing MRRFMPVRVLFRYLLIPILIGLLAVPPALSAQESPRSGRARANAKSEPVAATPPSAYNGHPKLAIIIVIDQFREDYLERYRADFKGHGFRLFLDKGAYFPDCYYDYANTKTAPGHSTIGTGAYSDGHGIANNDWWDLTRNKERPITSVEDERYALVGVPQGSKPAPGSSPRNLRASTVGDELRLATAGQAKVFGISLKDRASILPAGSAANAAYWIDAQSGAFISSTYYESQLPDWAAAFNASNRAAQATQDAQAFANSAPAGTAYMGAPGASTNFYNFVGRTPAANAYELDFARALIQGERLYGNPPDGDSAAGQTASPSSTISPMSTSSPVTNLITISLSANDILGHAVGPDSPAEHAMVDSLDTDLDGFFTWLDKNVEGGLGNVWIALTADHGIAPIPSEAAKLGVNAATINSKKLLGNLNEAMNAKFSPGEKVNYLFDRQELPFLSLNQPNFDRAGINEQEAEQAVLDALPSAVDSLSVPDAAPDTSNDASKTAANQSKPNMPSQTRLPPTPALIRAYSRQQLAAGNYPTSEFGQILAHSYSPNGGWYVMTIFADYQMEGSASGGTTHFSPWSYDRHVPLGFYGAPFAPGVYHGRVGPVDLAATWAALLGINQPSASVGHVLTQALKPATAVSYPKRVPVRSHSPKRERSRTLNTAAPKAAPSVPQP from the coding sequence TTGCGACGCTTCATGCCGGTTAGAGTCTTGTTCCGTTATCTTCTCATCCCTATTCTGATTGGCCTCCTGGCCGTACCGCCGGCTTTGTCCGCGCAGGAGTCGCCTCGTTCTGGAAGGGCTCGAGCGAATGCCAAAAGCGAGCCGGTCGCCGCAACGCCGCCGAGCGCCTATAACGGCCATCCAAAGCTGGCAATCATCATCGTCATCGACCAGTTCCGCGAAGACTACCTCGAACGCTACCGGGCCGATTTCAAAGGTCACGGTTTCCGGCTCTTCCTGGACAAGGGAGCCTATTTCCCGGACTGCTACTACGATTACGCGAACACCAAGACGGCTCCAGGCCACTCGACGATTGGGACTGGAGCTTACTCCGATGGCCACGGCATTGCGAACAACGACTGGTGGGACCTAACCCGCAATAAAGAGCGCCCGATTACCTCCGTCGAGGACGAGCGCTATGCACTGGTTGGCGTGCCCCAGGGCAGCAAACCCGCGCCCGGCTCCTCGCCGCGCAATCTGCGGGCTTCTACGGTTGGCGACGAACTGCGTCTCGCTACGGCGGGACAAGCCAAGGTCTTCGGCATCTCGCTCAAAGATCGAGCGTCGATTCTTCCCGCGGGCTCGGCGGCCAATGCCGCTTACTGGATTGACGCGCAGTCGGGCGCCTTTATCTCTTCGACCTACTATGAGTCTCAGCTGCCCGATTGGGCTGCGGCCTTCAATGCCAGCAACCGGGCCGCGCAGGCCACTCAGGATGCCCAGGCTTTTGCGAACTCGGCGCCAGCGGGGACCGCCTATATGGGAGCACCCGGCGCTTCGACAAACTTTTATAATTTCGTCGGACGCACGCCCGCAGCCAACGCGTATGAACTGGATTTCGCGCGCGCTCTCATCCAGGGCGAAAGACTCTACGGAAATCCACCGGACGGAGACAGCGCCGCAGGGCAAACAGCGAGCCCGTCGTCCACAATTTCTCCGATGTCAACATCTTCACCAGTGACAAATCTGATCACGATCAGTCTTTCCGCCAATGACATTCTGGGCCACGCCGTCGGTCCCGATTCGCCGGCCGAACACGCCATGGTCGATTCACTCGACACCGATCTTGACGGCTTCTTCACCTGGCTCGACAAGAATGTCGAAGGCGGCCTGGGGAATGTCTGGATCGCGCTTACCGCCGATCATGGCATCGCACCGATTCCGTCGGAGGCGGCTAAGCTCGGCGTCAACGCCGCCACCATCAATTCGAAAAAGCTGCTTGGCAATCTGAATGAAGCGATGAACGCGAAGTTCTCTCCCGGGGAAAAGGTGAATTACCTCTTCGATCGCCAAGAGCTGCCCTTCCTTTCGCTGAATCAGCCCAACTTCGATCGCGCCGGAATCAACGAGCAGGAGGCCGAACAGGCGGTTCTGGATGCGCTGCCATCGGCGGTCGATTCCCTCTCCGTGCCGGATGCTGCGCCCGATACTTCGAACGACGCCTCAAAGACCGCGGCGAATCAATCAAAGCCGAATATGCCTTCGCAGACGCGTCTACCCCCTACGCCAGCGTTGATTCGCGCCTACTCGCGGCAGCAACTGGCTGCCGGCAATTATCCTACCAGCGAGTTCGGCCAGATTTTGGCGCATAGCTATTCGCCGAATGGCGGCTGGTATGTGATGACCATCTTTGCCGATTACCAGATGGAAGGCTCAGCGAGCGGAGGCACCACCCACTTCAGCCCGTGGTCCTACGACCGGCACGTGCCTCTTGGCTTTTACGGCGCGCCATTCGCGCCTGGTGTTTATCACGGGCGCGTGGGGCCGGTCGATCTGGCTGCGACGTGGGCCGCTCTTCTGGGCATCAACCAGCCGTCCGCATCGGTAGGACACGTTCTGACCCAGGCTTTGAAGCCCGCCACAGCTGTCAGCTATCCGAAGCGGGTTCCGGTCCGCAGCCATTCACCAAAACGAGAGCGCTCCCGGACTCTCAACACCGCTGCTCCCAAGGCTGCTCCCTCGGTGCCGCAGCCGTGA
- a CDS encoding dihydroorotate dehydrogenase: MRVRFAGIELRNPILAASGTFGYGIEFEDIVSLERIGGLVTKGLSREPMAGNPAPRLIETASGMLNSIGLQNIGVQAFVEKKLPPLRKYPGCAIIANVFGYEVKDYVAVIEALNQADGIAAYEINASCPNTKHGGQVFGTDSKQLAALVDAARQAAQQRDIARPIVVKLSPNVTSIAEMARVAEQSGADALSLVNTFLGMAIDAKSRQPRIANITGGLSGPAIKPIALRMVYEAAKAVKIPVLGLGGIVTAEDAVEFLLAGATAVQVGTASYADPRAVERLVKGLEQWCTRHNIEKVAGLTGALEIVPKQQTNLRTGPSPNDGQEPSAQELSSVAESSAPRASKAKIW; this comes from the coding sequence ATGCGCGTTCGATTTGCCGGAATCGAGTTGCGGAACCCCATCCTCGCCGCCAGCGGAACCTTCGGTTACGGGATTGAATTCGAGGACATTGTCTCGCTTGAGCGGATCGGGGGGCTGGTCACCAAGGGTCTCTCGCGCGAGCCTATGGCGGGCAATCCCGCGCCCCGCTTGATCGAGACCGCCTCCGGCATGTTGAACTCCATCGGTCTGCAGAACATCGGAGTGCAGGCTTTCGTCGAGAAGAAGCTGCCTCCGCTGCGCAAATATCCTGGATGTGCAATCATCGCCAATGTCTTTGGCTACGAAGTCAAGGACTACGTCGCAGTCATCGAAGCCCTCAACCAGGCTGATGGCATTGCCGCTTACGAAATCAATGCCTCCTGCCCGAATACCAAGCATGGCGGCCAGGTCTTTGGGACTGACTCGAAGCAGCTCGCCGCACTGGTTGACGCGGCGCGACAGGCGGCGCAGCAGCGAGATATCGCCCGTCCGATCGTTGTCAAACTTTCGCCCAACGTCACCAGCATCGCCGAGATGGCTCGGGTGGCGGAACAATCAGGCGCAGACGCTCTCTCGCTGGTGAATACGTTCCTGGGCATGGCGATCGACGCCAAGAGCCGGCAGCCGCGGATCGCGAATATTACTGGCGGCCTCTCTGGCCCCGCGATTAAGCCCATCGCCCTGCGTATGGTTTACGAGGCTGCTAAGGCGGTCAAGATTCCAGTCCTTGGGCTAGGTGGCATTGTGACCGCGGAGGATGCGGTTGAGTTCCTGCTGGCGGGAGCCACTGCTGTCCAGGTAGGCACCGCCAGCTACGCCGATCCCCGGGCGGTGGAGCGTCTGGTAAAAGGCCTTGAGCAATGGTGTACCCGGCATAACATCGAGAAGGTCGCTGGACTTACAGGAGCGCTGGAGATCGTCCCCAAACAGCAAACGAATTTGAGGACCGGTCCGTCGCCGAACGATGGACAAGAACCGAGCGCCCAGGAACTCTCGTCAGTGGCCGAATCCTCTGCGCCGAGAGCTTCGAAGGCAAAGATTTGGTGA
- a CDS encoding VOC family protein, giving the protein MGFEFIGTCPLLQVFDMPASIAFYCGVLGFEIVNHSPSGPRPGLDYGWVLLERSGVELMLNTAYEQAERPPTADPARVAAHGDTMLYFGCEDLDAAYAHLRSNGIAAREPKVAPYGMRQLHLSDPDGYGLCFQWPASQQNYDQWVERYGLKPMLVE; this is encoded by the coding sequence GTGGGCTTTGAGTTCATTGGAACCTGTCCGTTGCTGCAGGTCTTCGATATGCCGGCATCGATCGCTTTTTACTGCGGCGTGCTCGGCTTTGAAATAGTGAATCACTCGCCCAGTGGGCCCAGGCCAGGACTCGATTATGGTTGGGTGCTGCTGGAACGAAGCGGCGTTGAGTTGATGTTGAACACCGCCTATGAACAGGCAGAGCGTCCGCCCACAGCCGACCCGGCCCGGGTTGCGGCCCATGGCGACACCATGCTGTACTTCGGGTGCGAGGATCTCGATGCTGCTTACGCCCACTTGCGATCCAACGGCATCGCCGCTCGTGAGCCGAAAGTAGCGCCCTACGGAATGAGGCAGCTCCACTTGAGCGATCCCGATGGATACGGCCTCTGCTTTCAATGGCCGGCCTCTCAGCAGAACTACGATCAATGGGTCGAGAGGTATGGGCTGAAACCTATGTTAGTTGAATAA
- a CDS encoding tagatose 1,6-diphosphate aldolase: MSTIPSITPGKLAGLRALSDERGVIAAAAMDQRGSLKKSLAKEKGVSDLPDSALVEFKELVTEVLTKHASAILLDPEFGLPASHRRNGKGLLLAYEKTGYDAATPGRLPDLLDLWSVRRLKEAGADAIKILLYYTPFEKSAVNDHKHAWTERIGDECIAHDIPFFLELVGYDAHGGDEKSVEFAKKKPDIVSGSMAEFGKAKYNVDVLKVEVPVQMEFVHGTKAFKGEAAYTRAEALEHFRDAALNTHKPFIYLSAGVSNPVFIETLELAAESGTTFNGVLCGRATWKDGIPIFAKQGPKAFEDWLNTKGVENINNVNEALKSAHSWFDKVGVGAEVPA; the protein is encoded by the coding sequence ATGAGCACCATTCCATCTATCACGCCCGGCAAACTGGCCGGTCTCAGGGCACTCTCGGATGAACGCGGCGTGATCGCGGCCGCTGCCATGGACCAGCGTGGTTCGCTCAAGAAGTCGTTAGCTAAAGAAAAGGGCGTCTCCGACTTGCCCGATTCTGCGCTGGTCGAGTTCAAGGAGTTGGTCACCGAAGTGTTGACTAAACATGCCTCCGCGATCTTGCTGGATCCCGAGTTTGGCTTGCCCGCATCCCATCGCCGCAATGGCAAAGGCCTGCTTCTGGCTTATGAAAAGACCGGCTACGATGCGGCCACGCCGGGACGTCTTCCCGATTTGCTTGACCTCTGGTCGGTCCGCCGGCTGAAAGAAGCCGGGGCGGACGCGATCAAGATCCTGCTCTACTACACGCCATTTGAGAAAAGTGCAGTGAACGATCATAAGCATGCCTGGACGGAACGCATTGGCGATGAATGTATCGCTCACGATATTCCGTTCTTCCTCGAGCTGGTCGGCTATGACGCCCACGGCGGCGATGAGAAGAGCGTCGAATTTGCAAAGAAAAAACCGGACATCGTTTCAGGCTCGATGGCGGAATTTGGCAAGGCCAAATACAACGTCGACGTGTTGAAGGTGGAGGTGCCGGTTCAGATGGAATTCGTGCACGGCACCAAGGCATTCAAGGGCGAAGCCGCGTATACGCGCGCCGAGGCTCTCGAGCACTTCCGGGATGCCGCGCTGAATACGCACAAGCCGTTCATCTATCTCTCGGCGGGGGTCTCGAACCCGGTGTTCATCGAAACGCTGGAGCTGGCGGCTGAGAGCGGGACGACCTTCAATGGCGTACTCTGTGGACGTGCCACCTGGAAGGATGGTATTCCTATCTTCGCCAAACAGGGCCCGAAGGCCTTCGAGGACTGGTTGAACACCAAGGGCGTTGAGAACATTAACAACGTGAACGAAGCTCTGAAGTCTGCACATTCGTGGTTCGACAAAGTGGGAGTCGGCGCAGAAGTTCCCGCCTGA
- the rph gene encoding ribonuclease PH, translating to MTTIDFFRAGDRAVSELRPVTLVRDYVAVAEGSVLIAAGQTRVLCNATIEPGVPAWLRNSGRGWVTAEYGMLPRATLTRTPRESERGKVTGRTHEIQRLIGRSLRSVVDMTMLGERTVVLDCDVLQADGGTRTAAITGACAALALALNRLVAAGTLKQSPLTQLVAATSVGIVEGRVLLDLAYEEDSQAEVDMNVVMTEDGGLVEVQATAERGSFPRSKMLEMMDYAEAGIQTLFSSQRELLAQP from the coding sequence ATGACGACTATCGATTTTTTTCGCGCCGGTGATCGAGCCGTGAGTGAGCTTCGCCCGGTGACCCTGGTTCGTGATTATGTGGCGGTTGCTGAAGGTTCGGTGCTGATCGCGGCCGGTCAAACCCGTGTGCTCTGCAACGCGACCATTGAACCAGGGGTTCCGGCCTGGTTGCGCAACTCTGGACGGGGGTGGGTCACCGCCGAGTATGGAATGCTGCCCCGGGCGACACTGACCCGCACCCCGCGGGAGTCGGAGCGCGGTAAGGTGACCGGGCGTACTCATGAGATTCAGCGACTCATCGGGCGTTCCCTGAGATCGGTCGTCGACATGACGATGTTGGGGGAACGGACCGTAGTCCTCGATTGTGATGTGCTTCAGGCCGACGGCGGAACCCGGACGGCTGCCATCACCGGCGCCTGCGCAGCCTTGGCATTGGCCCTCAACCGGCTGGTGGCAGCCGGCACGCTGAAGCAGTCTCCGCTTACCCAGCTGGTTGCCGCCACCAGCGTCGGTATCGTCGAGGGGCGGGTGCTGCTTGACCTCGCTTATGAGGAGGACTCGCAGGCCGAAGTCGATATGAACGTGGTGATGACCGAAGACGGCGGCCTGGTTGAGGTTCAAGCAACTGCCGAGCGAGGTTCATTTCCGCGGTCGAAAATGCTCGAGATGATGGATTATGCAGAAGCCGGCATCCAGACGCTGTTTTCCTCACAACGAGAACTACTCGCTCAGCCATGA
- a CDS encoding sensor histidine kinase has protein sequence MSAIQHSEAKKDGGTSPSMSLVQHGTVSSSRNADAIQYLQPPARQLAALAHDARNLLSALEVYCDLLSAPGVLAPSFRHYAEDLRVVGTTGARLIEALAAPASGPRSLLARHAAPAVVDLASEVFGMEALLGSLAGPGVRLEVECDSCPGELGLNAEDLLRILFNLVTNAIEASQMSAPEDYAGASGKRRYIRITVQRGGGASFLPRRNKPNVRPETVVLSVRDNGPGIDGDVLPNIFAQGFSTRKAVSHAGTRSTRGLGLFIVRELVEAAGGAVRAVSTPGVGTRFDIELPILSASGKSRKHYRTKVLRQPGSHGTTLEMPEEQRLLQDPQSLPDRE, from the coding sequence ATGAGCGCCATTCAGCATTCGGAAGCAAAAAAAGATGGGGGGACGTCCCCTTCGATGTCGCTGGTCCAACACGGCACCGTCTCCTCCTCAAGGAATGCAGATGCCATCCAATATTTGCAACCCCCTGCCCGGCAGCTCGCGGCGCTCGCCCATGATGCGCGGAATCTACTTTCCGCTCTGGAGGTGTATTGCGATCTGCTCTCCGCCCCCGGAGTTCTTGCTCCATCTTTCCGTCACTATGCCGAGGATCTCCGGGTCGTCGGAACAACGGGAGCGCGGCTCATCGAAGCGCTCGCCGCTCCGGCCTCAGGTCCCAGGTCGCTCCTCGCCCGGCATGCCGCGCCGGCTGTTGTTGACCTCGCCTCTGAGGTATTTGGAATGGAGGCGCTGCTGGGGTCGCTGGCGGGCCCTGGGGTTCGCCTGGAAGTGGAGTGCGATTCGTGTCCTGGAGAACTTGGTTTGAATGCGGAAGACCTGCTCCGTATTCTTTTCAACTTAGTCACGAACGCAATCGAGGCCAGCCAGATGTCCGCTCCAGAAGACTATGCTGGTGCTTCCGGGAAGCGCCGGTACATCCGGATTACCGTTCAACGCGGCGGCGGGGCGAGCTTTCTTCCGCGCCGTAACAAGCCCAACGTTCGGCCTGAAACCGTGGTGCTCTCGGTACGTGATAACGGTCCGGGCATTGACGGTGATGTTCTGCCGAACATCTTCGCGCAGGGCTTTTCGACGCGGAAAGCTGTTTCGCATGCCGGCACCAGGTCGACCCGGGGCTTAGGGCTCTTCATCGTTCGAGAATTGGTAGAGGCTGCTGGCGGAGCGGTCCGCGCGGTATCTACGCCCGGGGTTGGTACGCGGTTCGATATCGAACTTCCTATCCTGTCCGCGAGCGGCAAATCGCGGAAGCATTACCGCACCAAGGTATTGCGCCAGCCAGGTTCACACGGGACAACATTGGAAATGCCTGAAGAACAGCGATTGCTTCAAGATCCTCAATCGCTGCCTGATCGGGAATAG
- a CDS encoding sigma-54 dependent transcriptional regulator, translating to MRTGANDLLTKPFASDELGTVLERAAERRTLDLASRGLRERLRTQQGLGNIIGRSSEMEKLYRILAKVAQSTHPALILGESGTGKELVARAIHANGPNAAKPFIPVDCGSLVPTLIESELFGHVKGAFTGANRSKEGLLASAGDGTVFLDEIGELPLDLQARLLRALQEKEVRPVGATHGIPIHARVLAATNRDLSQMVEQGRFRKDLYYRLNVVNLRVPPLRERRADIPLLAAHFLDRLGRENGVTYTLSDEALRMMVEYQWPGNVRELEHAIQRGATVSSGPLLQLGDLSTRLVEFSLNLRRTIQPSSRSLFRSSGNAAGIEERSSGSAGQIVPLAIQERQAILSTLDTLKGDKLMAAKVLGIGKTTLYRKLKEYGISEQPAMP from the coding sequence ATGCGGACGGGCGCAAACGACTTACTTACCAAGCCGTTTGCCTCGGATGAACTGGGGACGGTGCTCGAACGTGCCGCAGAACGCCGTACCCTGGATCTCGCCAGCCGCGGGCTTCGAGAGCGGCTGCGAACTCAACAGGGGCTGGGTAATATCATCGGCCGTTCTTCGGAGATGGAAAAACTCTACCGTATCCTCGCGAAGGTCGCCCAGAGTACGCATCCGGCGCTGATCCTCGGGGAAAGTGGTACCGGTAAGGAGTTAGTCGCGCGCGCTATCCACGCCAACGGACCCAATGCGGCGAAGCCGTTCATTCCTGTGGACTGCGGATCGCTCGTCCCTACTCTTATTGAGAGCGAACTTTTTGGTCACGTGAAAGGGGCATTCACAGGAGCCAATCGGTCGAAGGAAGGATTGCTTGCCTCGGCAGGCGACGGCACCGTATTCCTGGATGAAATCGGCGAACTTCCCCTTGACCTGCAAGCGCGGCTCCTGCGCGCCCTGCAGGAGAAGGAAGTCCGACCAGTAGGCGCAACTCACGGGATCCCCATACACGCCCGGGTGCTCGCAGCCACCAACCGTGACCTGTCGCAAATGGTCGAGCAAGGCCGTTTTCGCAAAGACCTATATTACCGGCTGAATGTCGTGAATCTTCGGGTTCCGCCGCTGCGCGAGCGGCGCGCCGACATACCACTGCTCGCGGCCCACTTCCTGGACCGCCTGGGACGCGAGAACGGGGTCACGTACACCCTCAGCGACGAGGCGCTTCGCATGATGGTGGAGTATCAGTGGCCCGGGAATGTTCGCGAACTCGAGCACGCCATTCAACGCGGGGCGACCGTCTCCTCGGGTCCGCTGCTTCAACTTGGCGACCTGTCCACCCGGCTGGTCGAGTTCTCTTTGAACCTGCGAAGAACGATCCAACCAAGCAGCCGGTCCCTCTTCCGAAGCAGCGGTAATGCCGCTGGCATTGAGGAACGCAGCTCCGGCAGCGCCGGGCAAATCGTGCCCTTGGCGATCCAGGAGAGACAGGCGATCCTCAGCACTCTGGACACCCTGAAGGGAGATAAGCTCATGGCGGCCAAAGTTCTGGGAATTGGCAAGACTACGCTCTACAGGAAACTCAAGGAGTACGGCATTAGCGAACAACCGGCGATGCCGTGA
- a CDS encoding DUF4337 domain-containing protein: MEVNEARELEEQQEKALENNLKPVSFTMAVLAVLVAIVTVMGHRTHTEAVLLQAKASDQWNLYQAKKIRQADTELATDLLSAVQLRDPETAKKLANGYNSHEQKWTEDLQQEQKEAQALEAEVKLAEHRADRFDLGEALLEIGLVVSSITLLTRLRTYWYLGIVFGAAGVMVACLSFTVR; the protein is encoded by the coding sequence ATGGAAGTCAATGAAGCCCGGGAACTAGAGGAGCAGCAGGAAAAGGCCCTTGAGAATAATCTCAAGCCGGTGAGTTTCACCATGGCGGTCCTTGCTGTTCTGGTCGCTATCGTCACCGTGATGGGGCATCGCACCCACACCGAGGCGGTCCTTCTTCAGGCAAAAGCCAGTGATCAGTGGAATCTCTACCAGGCAAAGAAGATCCGTCAAGCTGACACGGAGTTGGCAACCGATTTACTCTCCGCGGTGCAGCTGCGCGATCCGGAGACTGCCAAGAAGCTTGCCAATGGCTACAATTCGCACGAACAAAAGTGGACCGAGGACCTCCAGCAGGAGCAGAAGGAAGCACAGGCACTCGAGGCCGAGGTGAAGCTCGCCGAACATCGCGCCGACCGCTTCGATCTTGGTGAAGCATTGCTCGAGATCGGATTGGTGGTCTCCTCCATCACTCTGCTCACCCGGTTGCGGACCTACTGGTATTTAGGGATCGTTTTTGGAGCAGCAGGAGTGATGGTCGCTTGTCTCTCCTTTACCGTGCGATAG
- a CDS encoding ferritin-like domain-containing protein, with the protein MSLRDVLVDELRDLYSAENQLVKALPKMAKGSSSPDLKTIFTTHLEETKGQVERLKQIFQQLEEKPTGEFCKGMEGLVAEGQEQLENDDEGALKDVAILGAALRVEHYEIAGYTAAIAIARQLGEDEVVSLLTETLNEEQQASEKVLSQAEPLFEEASADEEEEDDEELDDEEEDVEVVAAPKAKKKAATAKR; encoded by the coding sequence ATGAGTTTGCGAGATGTTTTAGTCGATGAATTAAGGGATCTCTATAGTGCCGAGAATCAGCTAGTCAAGGCATTACCGAAAATGGCCAAGGGCTCCAGCAGCCCGGATTTGAAGACCATTTTCACCACCCACCTGGAGGAGACTAAAGGACAGGTTGAACGGTTGAAGCAGATTTTTCAGCAACTCGAAGAGAAGCCGACCGGTGAATTCTGCAAGGGCATGGAAGGCCTGGTTGCCGAAGGTCAAGAACAGTTGGAAAATGACGACGAGGGCGCACTCAAGGATGTGGCGATTCTCGGTGCCGCTCTGCGGGTGGAGCACTACGAGATTGCCGGCTATACCGCGGCGATCGCCATTGCCCGGCAGCTTGGCGAAGACGAGGTCGTCAGCCTGCTCACCGAAACACTGAACGAAGAACAACAGGCCAGCGAGAAAGTCTTAAGTCAGGCTGAACCCCTCTTCGAAGAAGCCAGCGCCGATGAAGAGGAAGAGGATGACGAGGAACTGGACGACGAAGAGGAAGATGTCGAAGTAGTGGCCGCTCCAAAGGCAAAGAAGAAAGCTGCAACCGCAAAACGCTGA